In Salarias fasciatus chromosome 4, fSalaFa1.1, whole genome shotgun sequence, the DNA window GCATGTGTCTGttgaagtgaaatgtgtttgacgctCCTGTGCTGTTCGTATTGCTCCACTCTGGCTTTGAGTCTTCGGTCTTGCCTCACTGTGCAGTCTGGTCCACTTGACAGTGGTGTCCTCACGTTATGtgttgcagttcctgaagagcAGGACCTGCTGAACGTTCTGGCCAGGATGATGCGGCCCGCCTGCGATCAAGTGGTACGAGCCGTCCGTTCGCTCTCGAGTCCGAACCTCCGCTGTAAACATGCCGCCTCACCCGGACGGCGCGTTTCTCTTTCAGCAAATCAAAGTGACCCTGAACGACGAGGACATGGACACGTTTGTGTTCGCCGTGGGCACGAAGAAGGCCATGGCCCGGCTGCAGAAGGAGATGCAGGACCTGGTGAGTAGCTTCCTCTCTTCACTTCTGCCTCCTGTATTTGTGAATTAAACTCACATCTCTCTCACTTTCCTGCTTCCCCGTTCCCCCACAACAGAGCGAGTTCTGCGGCGACAAGCCAAAGTCTGGGGCCAAGTATGGACTCCCCGACTCCCTGGCTATTCTGAGCGAGATGGGCGAGGTCACGGACGGTGTGATGGACAACAAGGTGACACCTGCGGCATCGCTTACAGTCGATCTGTTTCTGAAGTTCTGAGAACTCCTCATGAAAAAACTGCTTCTCTTTCACTTCCTTCCTCTGTATTTTTAGATGGTACATTATATCACCAACCATGCCGACAAGATCGAGTCCATCCATTTCTCGGACCAATTTTCTGGTCCAAAAGTTATGCAAGAGTGAgtttggtgctttttttttttttattcctgttccAGCTGCTGATTTCTGCTCTCGGCTAACAGTTGTGCTGTTGTTTTCCAGGGAGGGTCAACCCTTAAAGCTGCCTGAGACCAAGAAGACTCTGCTGTTTACATTTAACGGTGAGCGTCCTGAGCGTCTGGACCAGACGGGTCGACGTCTgtcttgtgttttcatgctgtgGATGTTCTTTCGCTGCAGTGCCTGGCATGGGCAACACGTCTCCCAAAGACATGGACAGTCTGCTTCCTCTCATGAACATGGTGATCTACAGTGTCGACAAAGTGAAGAAGCTCCGCCTCAACCGAGAGGTGAGGACTGcagctcctcgccgctcctccacGCGACGGGCGTGTTTGCTTCCGGTTGTAATCTCTCCGGTTGTTTTCAGGGCAAACAGAAGGCTGACAGGAACCGAGCCCGGGTGGAGGAGAACTTCCTGAAGCAGACCCACGCTCAGCGTCAGGAGGCGGCTCAGACCCGCcgcgaggagaagaagagggccGAGAAGGAGAGGATCATGAATGAGGAAGACCCGGAGAGGCAGCGCCGCCTGGAGGTCTGAACCCAGAGATCTTGATGTCTGCAGAATAAACACGCCCGGGagcttttcttaaaaaaacgTCCTTTCTCTCCCAGGAAGCAGCTCAGCGGCGCGAGCAGAAGAAGATCGAGAAGAAGcagatgaagatgaagcagaTCAAAGTCAAAGCCATGTGAGCGATCACCACGGCGATGGGGGGGCGAGCGAGCCGCCCTCTCCTGCTGCGTCAGGCTCCGCCCTTCGTCACTCCGCCTGCTCCATCTCACGCCACGACTCGCCACGATCAAGTGAACTGTCTGTCGAATCAGAACACGTTTTCTTCATCAGATCCGtcacttgttttgtttctttttttttttacccctcgCAGGCAGTTTCTGTTCATTAGAGCAAACCTAATAAAATGCACTGGAGTCTGTTGGGAAAACTGTGCCGTTTGTTTTATTCCGAGTTTTGAGAGTCTGCCGGCCTGCCGTTCGGAGAACGCAGAGCTGATGTTGAGAGGTCTGTAGATGGTCTATAACGGGCACCGGAGGCGGGCGGCAGGGAGCTGCCGCTGCTAAATTTAGCCTGGAGACTGTCAGCAGTCTGTGAACCAGATCTGGTTACATCGATGTGGCTAACGTGCTGAAAGAGTCGCAATCGTCACGTTTAGTCAGAGAAACTTTCCCTCCACTGAAACCACTGTTCTGTCCATGTTGGTGTTTAAATTCAATCGCAGTGCGCCGGAGCTGAAGAAGGTCGCCGGTTCATCGCAGGACAAACAGTTTGGAGTCGCCTGAGCAGAAATGCTGCTTTGAACGATACGCTGGAGAATCCCCACTCTCAACACTGTATTTACTGGAAGCCTGAAACAAATGAATCGAAGTGTTTTCACACAACTTTTTTGTGAAATGATTTTAATGGTTTGAAACATGCAGATCAAAAGGTTGACTGTCAACTTTAGCGGTGAGTATTATTATCAGCAAATTAGGATTTCACAGTAAATCGTATCCAACTGAGAAAATGTTAGGATTTAAAACAGGATGCTCTGTTTCACTTTAATATTCAATCAGTTACAAGATAGTGGTTTTAAATAAACTTTAGGCAGAATATCACTACAAGATTGTAGTTTATATTAATTTAATAGCTCTGTCCTGCAGAAACCATTTAAACTgacatattttcagttttgaacTGAATTTGCCAACTCATGAAGCAAAACTGAATAATTTATTTCTAGTGAagcttcatttttaattattccaATAAAGATGGCAAAAGTGACTGATGAATAATTTTGATGCATCATGCTGTTAAAACACCAAGGAACTTCTAAAGAGTGGAGCAGGAAGATGAGGACAGTCCCATTTCTTCCCATTCCACTCTGTAGAAGGATGTTTCATTTTGAGTCATCAGAATAATTGTAGCTAAAACAAAATAAGAATCATCTCTGCAACATTTTGATCTGTAGAGATGAAGATGCATAAGTGTAAAcactgtcaaaaacaaaacaaaaaaaaaacaattggaATGTGTTTAAATGTGCTCCAATCTATTCACTCCTGTTTCATTTTgagttttattctgtttttgatatgtttttcattttacttgtaTTTTTGTAGCGACATCAAGTACATAAAGAGCTAATACATTTGTTCATGGTTAACATTACGATTTAGGTTGAGATGTAACACAGTTGTAACATCCATGCATATTCTGTACACAGAGCCGATCATCCTGAGCATGCCCATCAGTCCGTCACAGGGTAAATTCACACAGACAGGCAAGTTAATAACATGaaagtttaattttcttttgtgGTGTTGTATTcttctcctttaaaaaaaacccaaattatCTCAGATCATGAAAGCTATTTGAAACAAAGAGAATCCACATATCGTAGACATTCCCACTAAAACAAGCAAAGAGAAACAAGATTCTCTACAAGATTTCTTATTTAGCAGATTTTCtggatattttgttttctttttgatatATCGTCACATTTCAATTGCAAAGTATGCTAAATGGCTCCATAGGTCCCTGGGGTTcatgaaaatatacatttttgttcatttcaatatatttccgttaaaacacaaaaatgtagtTTGACCTTAGTTGTGCTGCCATTGATTGGCCTGTGGGGGGCGCTTTGACAGTTTCCCCGAGCTTTATAACCGTCCCGGCAGATTCCAGCTTTTTACTTTTAAACCTCAAACAATAATAATACCAAAGTTATAACTATGTAATGAATTGATAAAATGCTAAATTGATTTAACATAACATTTAAGTACTGTAAAACGTCTTGCTGCAGTTTTGATAGTTATCCGGTTTTGAAGAAAGTGCCGCTCGGTGGCCGTAggctgcattcacacacactgatggagaACAGGCGAGGCTTTCAGGTTGGTTACGCGATGGCCGCTCTCTCAACAATATCTGGATTTTAAGGAGAAAACTATGGCTTCGCGACTCGGAGAGACATCTCGCTGTCACGACTAACTGTCGGAACAGTAGCGGTATGGGTTTAGCTCGTCGGTGTTGCCTTAGAGCCGGCCCGGAGTCCTCCCGTTCCTGTGTTTTTCTGGTTCGTCTCCCGGGCCTGGCTGCACTGTAGCGGCGGGCTGCTACTCTCGGATGAGCGGGCAGTAGCTTTTCAAGAGGCGGGGGTGTCAATTTAGCCTCTTTGGAACCAAAACAAGCCACCGGAGCTTCTAAGAGAGTCGCACACCGCCAATGTCTCTggtaaaatatttcaaatgtggGTGGAGGGAGAACACAATTTTCACTCCGAACTTGatgctagctagcattagccgtGGATAGCGGTAACTTGCCATAGCTTGAGCGTAACTAATTCAGCGGCAGTGAACGTTGAGCAGCCGCTCGCTTTATTTTGGTGGACTGTTTTGGAACGCGAATCGAGTGCATGTAGCGGGAAATCTGCCCGCGCGGTGGAAAACGCAGTTTGGCTCCGTGTTGTTGGCGCACGTTAGCCGTTGCTAGCAGCCGCTAGCTGAAGTATCTGCTCAGTGACGTAACGCTGCTCATTGTTTTGACAGCACGCAGCGTCCAAACGGAGGCGCACACCCTCTGTGTTTGGGTCACTCTTTACACCACCCCTCCCATTCATCCTCATGTACGAACCTCCGACCTAACCGCGAGCTCCCTGGTTGATTCTGCCGTTATTTCTACGGATACACTGTATTCTGCTGACGTGATGGGCTGTCCTGAGAGTTTGCTACACAGGTTACACGCTGTTTTCCATCTGTGCACGTTGTAGCAGCTTGTTTTTATCAATTCATAAAATGAAGTTAGGAGAAATTGATATTCAAGAGTTGGTCGAGCATCAACCCTTCTTGGGTTTGGCGCAGTTTGtcaagtatccctttaagaagGTTGGAAAAGTAAGTGAAGCTCTCATGTGGATGCAAGCTGGCCCAGATTTTAATGTCTGCTCATACAATCCCACACAGTCCCAGTGATGCTAGTGCAGAACCCTGGAATGACTGTACATTACCTCCTGGACTTTCCTTCCATTGATTTATCTTTGATCCTTGTTCAGAGTTGCTGGACACTGGAGCCAATGCCAGCTTACCTGAGTGCAGGGTACATCCCAGACAGGTCcgcaggtcaccagtccatcacagggaaaacggaggcagaaaaccacacacacacgaatactAACCTAGGGTCACATATTAAGCCCGTATAGTCAATGTTAGACTGTGGGGGGAAACCGTAGTACTCAGAGGAAACCCACAAACCACAAGGAGAACATACaggctccacacagaaagacccggctggtatttgaacccagaccatcttgctgtgaggcgagagtgctaaccactgtacTTGGTCTTTCTTATGCTGAAACTAATTCCTCATAACATCAGCTTCATGTCTTGATTTGACATGCTGTGCTGCAGAACACATTTCACATCATTCATAGGGTGGTTCATGATGAATAAGTAGTATTTTCTCATGCTTTCCCTCTTCACAGAACTATACATCAAGGAATCAGGCCAGTGCTTTTCTTCAAAGATTGGAAACGGTCATTCATGCATTCGTAGCCAGTTGTCTGtaattcttcatcagagaagGAAGTCCCTCTTAAGCAATTCCaaagctctgctgctggaaTTCTGATGTGGAAAACCACATTTCAGCATTCCAGGTTCCCACATTCTGGACTCCTGTTACTTTTAATATACCACAACTCATTACTTACAAATCTGATAGCACTGCTCTTGTTGATTTAGCTGCACTTTTTAATCTGTGTGGATCTCTGTACTGTCTCTGATCCTCGGATGtgaatttgtttatttgttgtttcgGATGGAtgactccaaaaaaaaagactgtaaaCATCAGGGCTTTTCAAAGGTTTTTCTGATTGGCTTGTTGGTGGCCTTCAGCTACGTTCTGTTCTTAAAGGTGTGATGGTTTTTAAATGCAGGTTTTTTCTCGATAATTATCCATTTCTGCAAATATCCTAAGTTATTCAATGCTCAAGGATGCCATGCTATTCACTTTAAGCACAATTACTCTCCCAGTTCCTGTATAAGTGTTCTTCTTTTCCTGAAATCAGAGATAAGATCAGATATCCTTCCTGTTGGCCTTGAAGTTAGTAGGTGAAAATGTCCAAAGCCTTTTGGATTACGATGGTTTGGTGAAATATGAAATAGACAGTGAATCATTGTTTAATAACACgtttaagttatttttttatgtatgaATCATCTAAATGTTTTGTTCATACACTGACAGTTTGAAAAGGTTGATTTGATGGtaatagggttttttttttgagttttttttctcaagcatGGATGAATGtcaagatgtttttttcccccatcttttgtacctttttttgtgACGTGGCTTTGTTTTCCACCCAGTTGTAGGATGGATCCAGACAGTGgggcagaaacacaaaaagctgTCAGTTTGCAGTGGAAAAGCTACAAGCTCGTTCAGGACCCAGCTATCCGGCGAGTCACACAGAAAATCTACAGATACGATGGAGTGCATTTCAGCGTGCCAGTGAGTGGACTTTCCATCCTCTGTATGTCTTACGATGCACTTCTCATGTGCGCCGTCGGcttgagctgcagcttctctcctCAGGACTCTGGATTCCCCCCCGTGGGTGACCTGCGGGACCCCAGACCTCGGAGACTGTGGTCCAGGTACACAGAGATGTCCCTGCCGGTGCCCAAGTTTAAGGTAAGAGCCGATTGGTCAACATCAGTTAAAACAACTTTCCATATGTCTGTTGATATAAAGGAGGCCGTGATGTGAGATACGATTGGTTGATACTGCATGCAGCTTTGCAGGCTTTGTTAGTTGTTTCTTCTGTCCAGTCAGTGGTTTAGAGAATTTATATTTGTTGCTTGACAGTTTTTCGATTGACTGGACTGAATCATTTTTTTGCAGCTTCATctaatgaaatgatgaaattaaaatgaataaatgtcctcATTGCATCTCTCCACAGCTTGATGAGTTCTACGTGGGTCCGATACCGCTCAAAGAGGTGACCTTCGCCCGACTCAATGA includes these proteins:
- the LOC115386945 gene encoding LOW QUALITY PROTEIN: coiled-coil domain-containing protein 47-like (The sequence of the model RefSeq protein was modified relative to this genomic sequence to represent the inferred CDS: inserted 2 bases in 2 codons) — protein: MRSAYLLIPALLVLLAIPVSRGRYNDDFDDGXDLADFDDNDFAEFEDMNDDQAAEAETAPPPRASMSSQPDEDEDEDEATVELEDGQDGFEDSETQDQDMFSKYDQXEFEGIGDMEKTSHSMKDHLIIHTVPAHLQNSWESYYMEILMVTGLLAYIMNYIIGKNKNSRLAHAWFNSHRELLESNFALVGDDGTSKEAVSTGKLNQENEHIYNLWCSGRVCCEGMLIQLKVSTQDLLNVLARMMRPACDQVQIKVTLNDEDMDTFVFAVGTKKAMARLQKEMQDLSEFCGDKPKSGAKYGLPDSLAILSEMGEVTDGVMDNKMVHYITNHADKIESIHFSDQFSGPKVMQEEGQPLKLPETKKTLLFTFNVPGMGNTSPKDMDSLLPLMNMVIYSVDKVKKLRLNREGKQKADRNRARVEENFLKQTHAQRQEAAQTRREEKKRAEKERIMNEEDPERQRRLEEAAQRREQKKIEKKQMKMKQIKVKAM